The following are encoded together in the Pelorhabdus rhamnosifermentans genome:
- a CDS encoding GNAT family N-acetyltransferase, with protein MKFRIPEQLETKQLVLRMFKEDDWRDLHEYYSDDACIKYTIGRVLTEAESWREIAIRTGHWFLRGYGPYAVEEKFSGKVAGIVGLWYPIEWPEPEITWHLSRSYWGKGFASEAARAVLKIASEYIPEISFISLIHPENIPSIKLAVALNARYEKALKFHGDNWCIYRHQRYEEK; from the coding sequence ATGAAGTTTCGTATTCCAGAACAGCTTGAAACTAAACAACTAGTTCTCCGGATGTTCAAAGAGGATGATTGGCGAGACCTTCATGAATACTATTCAGATGACGCATGTATAAAATATACCATTGGACGAGTTCTAACTGAAGCTGAAAGCTGGCGAGAGATAGCAATCAGAACCGGGCATTGGTTCTTACGAGGTTATGGTCCTTATGCGGTTGAAGAAAAGTTTAGTGGTAAAGTTGCTGGTATAGTAGGCTTATGGTATCCAATTGAATGGCCAGAGCCAGAAATCACGTGGCATTTGTCACGGAGCTATTGGGGAAAAGGTTTTGCTAGCGAGGCGGCTCGGGCGGTCCTAAAAATTGCTTCTGAATATATTCCTGAGATATCCTTTATTAGTTTAATTCACCCAGAGAACATTCCGTCTATAAAACTGGCTGTAGCTCTTAATGCTAGGTATGAAAAAGCATTGAAATTTCATGGTGACAATTGGTGCATATATCGTCATCAGCGTTATGAAGAAAAATAA